A section of the Streptomyces sp. V3I8 genome encodes:
- a CDS encoding recombinase family protein: MTSAYIDPNAESLEEPLILGVDPNTLDTARGLRAVIYLRVSSAGQVKTDYDPEGISIPAQRVACRRKADQLGLTVVDEYIEPGKSATEMTKRVAFQEMLTRVRNSRDVDYIIVYKLSRMARNRLDDAIVMADLRKRGITLISATESIDDSPVGQLMHGILATFNEYQSRESGADIAYKMGQKAKNGGTLGRAPLGYLNVFDRSEGREIRTVAVDPERAPFVQVAFELYATGEYTLADLASELYDRGLRTRATVRYPAKEVSVSKLSDMLRDRYYIGYITYKGEEIKGRHQSLIEESLFERVQDVIEARAVAGERRRVHHHYLKGSLFCGRCKQKSVMQRMILQRTVNRRGSEYFYFFCRNRQEDACDAPHINIVHVEDAIERHYATIRFSPGFISDVRAHIAETIGDQEASARLLHQQLTTELEGLDGREANLIDLAADGTLPQTKIKAKLRDIERQRLHLTGRLKETKADLSDAARLIEACLALLEDAEALYRRCDHEQRRLLNQAIFHALYIDEDQVTDHDLKEPFGRLQAVQSAQEALQAPEGRLDRIQPGNANRARLPEETDPVALDTIEVLLGGLDWAPCSSKPSMVGDTGFEPVTSSV; encoded by the coding sequence ATGACTAGTGCCTACATAGACCCCAACGCAGAAAGCCTCGAAGAGCCGCTCATCCTAGGCGTCGACCCAAATACGCTAGACACAGCGCGTGGCCTCCGCGCAGTCATCTATCTGCGAGTATCTTCGGCCGGCCAAGTAAAGACTGATTACGACCCCGAGGGTATTTCAATCCCGGCTCAGCGTGTGGCGTGCCGTCGCAAGGCAGACCAACTCGGTTTGACGGTAGTCGATGAGTACATCGAGCCCGGTAAGTCTGCCACCGAGATGACCAAACGCGTCGCCTTCCAGGAAATGCTGACGCGCGTGCGCAACAGTCGTGACGTGGACTACATCATCGTTTACAAGCTCTCACGCATGGCACGTAATCGTTTGGACGACGCCATCGTAATGGCCGACCTCCGCAAACGCGGCATCACGCTGATCTCCGCCACCGAGTCCATTGATGACTCACCGGTCGGTCAGCTTATGCACGGCATCCTGGCAACCTTCAACGAGTACCAGTCACGCGAATCTGGTGCTGACATCGCCTACAAGATGGGCCAGAAAGCGAAAAACGGCGGCACTCTCGGTCGCGCGCCCCTGGGCTATCTCAACGTCTTCGACCGCTCAGAAGGTCGAGAGATCCGTACCGTCGCGGTTGACCCCGAACGCGCACCGTTCGTCCAGGTCGCGTTCGAGCTGTACGCCACCGGCGAGTACACCCTGGCCGACTTGGCAAGTGAACTGTATGACCGTGGCCTCCGTACCCGGGCCACCGTTCGGTACCCCGCCAAGGAGGTGTCGGTCAGCAAGCTGTCCGACATGCTCCGCGACCGCTACTACATCGGCTACATCACGTACAAGGGCGAGGAGATCAAGGGTCGTCACCAATCACTCATCGAAGAGAGCCTGTTCGAACGCGTCCAGGACGTCATCGAGGCTCGGGCCGTCGCCGGGGAGCGTCGCCGTGTCCACCACCACTACCTCAAGGGCTCCCTCTTCTGCGGACGTTGCAAGCAAAAGAGCGTCATGCAGCGGATGATCCTCCAACGGACAGTCAACCGGCGTGGCAGTGAGTACTTCTACTTCTTCTGCCGCAACCGTCAGGAGGATGCCTGCGACGCACCCCACATCAACATCGTGCACGTTGAGGACGCCATCGAACGGCACTACGCGACTATCCGCTTCAGTCCGGGCTTCATCTCGGACGTCCGCGCTCACATCGCCGAAACCATCGGCGACCAGGAAGCATCGGCTCGCCTGCTGCACCAGCAGCTGACCACTGAGCTCGAAGGTCTGGACGGGCGTGAAGCAAACCTCATCGATCTCGCCGCAGACGGCACCCTGCCGCAGACCAAGATCAAAGCCAAGTTGCGCGACATTGAACGCCAACGCCTGCATCTGACCGGACGGCTCAAAGAGACCAAGGCCGACCTCTCAGACGCAGCGCGTCTCATTGAGGCGTGTCTGGCGCTACTGGAGGATGCAGAGGCGCTCTACCGTCGCTGCGACCATGAGCAGCGTCGCCTACTCAATCAGGCGATCTTCCACGCGCTCTACATCGACGAGGACCAGGTCACCGACCACGACCTCAAGGAACCGTTCGGGCGGCTCCAGGCCGTACAGAGCGCCCAGGAAGCCCTACAGGCTCCCGAAGGTCGTCTTGACCGCATACAACCCGGTAACGCCAACAGGGCCCGCCTCCCGGAGGAGACGGACCCTGTTGCGTTGGACACCATCGAAGTCTTGCTAGGGGGCCTTGATTGGGCCCCGTGTTCTAGTAAGCCTTCTATGGTGGGCGATACTGGGTTCGAACCAGTGACCTCTTCGGTGTGA
- a CDS encoding MT-A70 family methyltransferase produces the protein MTHHQSSVLSDAVPAKFRTILADPPWDILQKGRRGAEMHYPLMSLEKIKAMPVGEMAEDNAHLWLWVTNATLWEGYNVAESWGFTVRSPLTWIKFRLGLGVYLRNSTEHLLFATRGKAPVNFRSQPTWIAGPVQEHSRKPEEQYALIERISPGPYLELFARRRPPSNRPWYVWGNEIDADIIVPGYPVPSDRLNRR, from the coding sequence ATGACACACCATCAGAGCTCCGTCCTATCAGACGCCGTTCCGGCCAAGTTCCGCACCATCTTGGCTGACCCACCGTGGGATATCCTGCAAAAAGGGCGGCGCGGCGCGGAGATGCACTACCCGCTCATGAGCCTCGAAAAGATCAAGGCCATGCCTGTGGGAGAAATGGCAGAAGACAACGCCCATCTCTGGCTGTGGGTCACCAACGCCACGCTATGGGAAGGCTACAACGTGGCCGAATCGTGGGGCTTTACCGTCCGATCACCGCTCACCTGGATCAAGTTCAGACTGGGGCTTGGCGTCTACCTGCGGAACTCGACGGAGCACCTTCTCTTCGCCACGCGCGGCAAAGCGCCGGTGAACTTCCGGTCGCAGCCGACATGGATCGCCGGCCCGGTACAGGAACACTCCCGAAAACCCGAGGAACAGTATGCCCTCATCGAGCGCATCTCACCTGGGCCATATCTAGAGCTGTTCGCTCGGCGTCGTCCGCCGAGCAACCGCCCCTGGTACGTCTGGGGAAACGAAATCGACGCCGACATCATCGTGCCTGGCTACCCAGTGCCAAGTGACCGTCTCAACAGAAGGTGA
- a CDS encoding type IV secretory system conjugative DNA transfer family protein: MQLLTRGDRPANAETRSRLKARAGQPGFAATIRLGASSPDPGRRRRFITSLLSAVATAQSPSLRIDLIGESAKRLDEVRTPWRWPLHLSVTELIGLLGWPLGGDDFPGLPPAHPKLLRAASGVHNGPRVFAESAVPGDARRLGIAPKDQTYHSVAWGPSGSGKTNVALHLIMADIQAGRPVAVLDPKRQLIDDVLARIPDHRRSDVVELNANDQTPVGFNPLDVTGRDPDVVVDGILSVFEAVFSDGWGPRTSDIFSASLRTLARASTPKHPATLVDLPRLWTDPRFRRSRVGRVSDDMALAGFWAWYESQSPQAQAAAIAPPLNKLRQFLLRPALIHMLDQSAGRFRLRDMFRDNKIVLVPLNEGLIGPGTASLLGSLILADLWQATQERADEPGAAQRPGTIYVDEAPRFLHLPVSLADALAVSRSLSVGWFLAAQFRSQFPPALRTAVDMNARSKIAFATEYEDARDLAKLAPSLDAEDFRSLPRFHAYANLVADGLPSGWALVRTLPPTPVTTDPESVRATARANYAPLPAARSGDSEPAERDDEPVTGPIDPATPPPTPERIGRKRRQP; encoded by the coding sequence ATGCAACTCCTGACGCGAGGCGACCGTCCGGCCAACGCCGAGACCCGCTCGCGTCTCAAGGCTCGGGCCGGTCAACCGGGCTTCGCGGCCACTATCAGGCTCGGTGCTTCAAGCCCAGATCCGGGCCGGCGGCGACGGTTTATCACCAGTCTGCTCAGTGCTGTCGCCACGGCCCAGAGCCCCAGCCTTCGCATCGACCTGATCGGCGAGTCCGCGAAGCGCCTGGACGAGGTACGCACACCGTGGCGTTGGCCGCTGCACCTCAGCGTGACAGAACTGATCGGCCTTCTTGGCTGGCCACTTGGGGGCGACGACTTCCCCGGCCTACCGCCCGCTCACCCCAAACTACTTCGGGCCGCGTCCGGCGTACATAACGGCCCACGGGTGTTCGCTGAGAGCGCCGTTCCAGGTGACGCTCGTCGGCTCGGCATCGCCCCTAAGGATCAGACGTATCACTCGGTCGCGTGGGGGCCGTCTGGATCCGGCAAGACAAACGTGGCACTCCACCTGATCATGGCCGACATTCAGGCCGGACGCCCGGTGGCCGTCCTCGATCCGAAGCGCCAACTCATTGACGACGTCTTGGCCCGCATTCCGGACCACAGACGGTCTGACGTAGTCGAGCTCAACGCCAACGACCAGACGCCGGTGGGATTTAATCCCCTGGATGTCACCGGCCGCGACCCCGACGTCGTGGTCGACGGCATCCTGTCCGTTTTCGAGGCCGTGTTCAGCGACGGCTGGGGACCGCGCACGAGCGACATCTTCTCGGCCTCGCTCCGCACCCTGGCTCGCGCCAGCACTCCGAAGCACCCTGCCACGCTAGTTGACCTCCCGCGGCTGTGGACTGATCCGCGTTTCCGACGCTCGCGGGTCGGACGAGTCAGTGACGACATGGCCCTGGCCGGCTTCTGGGCATGGTACGAATCTCAGTCGCCCCAGGCGCAAGCCGCCGCGATCGCACCACCGCTCAACAAGTTGCGACAGTTCCTCCTCCGACCTGCCCTCATCCACATGTTGGATCAATCCGCAGGCCGCTTCCGACTGCGCGACATGTTCCGGGACAACAAGATCGTCTTGGTGCCGCTCAACGAAGGACTCATCGGGCCGGGCACGGCGTCGCTGCTAGGCAGCCTGATACTCGCCGATCTGTGGCAAGCCACTCAGGAACGAGCCGACGAGCCCGGTGCGGCCCAGCGCCCAGGAACGATCTACGTAGACGAAGCTCCCCGCTTCCTCCATCTGCCTGTCTCTCTGGCCGACGCGCTTGCTGTCTCGCGATCACTATCCGTCGGCTGGTTTTTGGCCGCCCAATTCCGCAGTCAGTTTCCGCCTGCGCTGCGCACCGCCGTTGACATGAACGCCCGCAGCAAAATCGCTTTCGCCACGGAGTACGAAGACGCTCGCGACCTGGCCAAGTTGGCCCCGTCACTCGATGCCGAGGATTTCCGTTCGCTCCCCCGCTTCCACGCCTACGCCAACCTGGTCGCGGACGGACTTCCCTCCGGCTGGGCGTTGGTGCGCACGCTGCCGCCGACGCCCGTTACCACCGACCCGGAAAGCGTCCGCGCGACGGCTCGGGCTAACTACGCCCCGCTACCTGCTGCTCGCAGCGGGGACTCGGAGCCAGCCGAACGTGATGACGAGCCGGTTACTGGCCCCATCGATCCCGCTACCCCTCCACCAACTCCCGAACGGATCGGACGGAAACGGAGGCAGCCATGA
- a CDS encoding replication-relaxation family protein codes for MSPTDVASLLLRLSDRDMAVLESVRAHRLLSTAMIRRLHFARAHASIGAASGATMRVLRRLESHGLVVRLMRRIGGVRSGSSGIVWQLGATGERLLRTVRGEKKRRRYIEPSPAFIAHTLATAELGVQLTELRQSTGVELVTIETEPTCWRSFVSPHGTLEWLKPDLYAVTASGDYEDHWFLEADRATEHPGVIVNKAKTYQRYAATGAHQARHGLFPAVAWVVPDVARREALRAALAADKAVQPELFRVVTVENFSQLIRDGRPETSAIPDGSTKLNSRSESA; via the coding sequence ATGAGCCCGACCGATGTCGCCAGCCTCCTGCTACGGCTCTCCGACCGTGACATGGCCGTCCTGGAATCCGTCCGCGCCCATCGACTTCTCAGCACCGCCATGATTCGCCGTCTCCACTTCGCGCGTGCCCACGCCTCGATCGGAGCTGCCTCCGGTGCCACGATGCGTGTCCTTCGACGTCTGGAGTCCCACGGGCTCGTCGTCCGGCTGATGCGCCGTATCGGCGGAGTCCGCAGCGGGTCGTCGGGAATCGTCTGGCAGCTCGGGGCGACTGGTGAACGACTCCTGCGCACCGTGCGCGGCGAGAAGAAGCGTCGCCGCTACATAGAGCCCTCTCCGGCCTTCATCGCCCATACCTTGGCAACCGCCGAACTCGGCGTCCAGCTCACTGAACTTAGGCAATCGACCGGCGTCGAACTCGTCACCATCGAGACCGAGCCCACCTGCTGGCGTTCCTTCGTCAGCCCCCACGGCACGCTTGAGTGGCTCAAGCCCGACCTCTATGCCGTCACCGCCAGCGGCGACTACGAAGACCACTGGTTCCTCGAAGCCGATCGGGCTACGGAACACCCGGGGGTCATCGTCAACAAGGCCAAGACCTACCAGCGCTACGCAGCCACAGGGGCCCACCAGGCCCGCCACGGCCTCTTTCCCGCCGTGGCCTGGGTCGTCCCGGACGTGGCCCGCCGTGAGGCCCTACGGGCCGCCCTAGCCGCCGACAAAGCCGTACAGCCTGAGCTCTTCCGGGTAGTCACCGTCGAGAATTTCAGTCAACTCATCCGCGATGGCCGCCCCGAAACATCGGCTATTCCAGATGGATCTACGAAACTGAACTCACGAAGTGAGAGTGCATAA
- the tmk gene encoding dTMP kinase: MKLRPFSDHSRGMFVSVDGPSGAGKSTIVHHLAQMLVAAGEQVHVTAEPSTGPIGQLCRELTETVTGHALACLYAADRYHHVETEIRKHTEAGQTVISDRYIPSALVMQRFDGVDPAFLWNLNAEAERPDLAVILEADAEVISERLHERGAHNRFQLSPGSSHAEVHFYRQATERLLEMGFEVLRVDCNQRPPEQTAAVIRDQLVARAAAKASSAS, from the coding sequence ATGAAGCTCCGTCCCTTTTCTGATCACTCCCGAGGCATGTTCGTCAGTGTCGACGGCCCCAGCGGTGCCGGGAAGAGTACGATCGTTCACCACTTGGCGCAGATGCTCGTGGCCGCAGGCGAACAGGTGCACGTGACTGCCGAGCCATCCACCGGTCCTATCGGCCAGCTCTGCCGAGAGTTGACCGAGACGGTCACCGGTCACGCGCTTGCCTGCCTGTATGCGGCGGACCGCTACCACCACGTAGAGACGGAAATCCGCAAGCACACCGAGGCCGGGCAGACGGTCATCAGTGACCGCTACATTCCGTCGGCGCTTGTCATGCAACGTTTCGACGGGGTAGACCCCGCTTTCCTCTGGAACCTCAATGCCGAGGCTGAACGGCCCGACCTCGCGGTCATCCTCGAAGCTGATGCTGAGGTCATCTCGGAACGACTGCATGAGCGCGGGGCACACAACCGCTTCCAGCTCTCACCGGGCAGTAGTCACGCCGAAGTGCACTTCTATCGCCAAGCCACCGAACGGCTGTTGGAGATGGGCTTCGAGGTGCTGCGCGTCGACTGCAACCAGCGACCCCCCGAGCAGACAGCGGCGGTCATTCGCGACCAACTGGTGGCGCGAGCTGCCGCAAAAGCATCTAGCGCGTCATAG
- a CDS encoding helix-turn-helix domain-containing protein, with product MKQDAMQEFGKYLKRMREVQNISIRELARRSGLDDGGLTRLERGERTPQPNTLKALATALAVPLTDLFAKAGYVTPTDLPSMSTYLQICHGELSDEEIAQVDAYLRRLIDKHGLDVNGPVNSTDEMGEAPKQ from the coding sequence ATGAAACAGGATGCTATGCAGGAATTTGGAAAATACCTAAAACGGATGCGTGAGGTGCAAAATATAAGCATTCGAGAATTAGCGAGAAGGTCTGGCCTTGATGACGGCGGGCTTACTCGCCTCGAACGCGGCGAACGTACGCCGCAGCCAAATACGCTCAAAGCACTCGCTACCGCCCTGGCCGTGCCGCTGACAGATTTATTCGCCAAAGCGGGCTATGTTACCCCGACCGACCTCCCCAGCATGAGCACATACTTACAGATTTGCCACGGCGAACTATCAGACGAAGAAATCGCACAAGTTGATGCTTATCTGCGACGCCTTATCGATAAGCATGGGCTAGACGTAAATGGACCGGTCAACTCTACTGACGAGATGGGGGAAGCACCGAAGCAGTAG
- a CDS encoding ATP-binding protein — MATTLTARQPANDKQMWLHVWDRLTLAAVPSAASCARALTTALLRWWGSPQVLDDALLVVSELVTNAVNATGPDTSDPKWSDVKAEHVLGVQLRLVDMSLFIEVWDRSLAAPEMREQSAEAESGRGLLLVEALAKNWGTFRPPAGGKIMWAELALTEPPTFATKMLPLQRRSPRTGRTPQGRVKEQIETALMQRVLDGLHKL; from the coding sequence GTGGCCACTACTCTCACAGCCCGTCAGCCAGCGAACGATAAGCAAATGTGGCTCCACGTATGGGATCGGTTGACGCTGGCGGCTGTGCCGTCAGCAGCAAGCTGCGCACGAGCGTTGACCACTGCCCTGCTGCGATGGTGGGGATCACCCCAGGTTCTGGATGACGCGTTGCTCGTCGTCTCCGAGCTTGTAACGAACGCCGTCAACGCGACCGGCCCGGATACCTCAGATCCGAAGTGGTCAGACGTCAAGGCGGAGCATGTCCTAGGCGTACAGCTCCGTCTCGTTGACATGAGTCTGTTCATCGAGGTGTGGGACCGCTCGCTCGCCGCACCCGAGATGCGGGAGCAGTCGGCGGAGGCGGAAAGCGGACGTGGCCTATTGCTAGTAGAGGCCCTCGCTAAGAATTGGGGCACCTTCCGTCCGCCGGCCGGAGGCAAGATCATGTGGGCTGAATTGGCACTCACCGAGCCGCCCACCTTCGCAACCAAGATGCTGCCGCTTCAACGACGATCGCCACGCACTGGCCGTACTCCCCAAGGCAGAGTCAAAGAACAGATTGAGACTGCACTGATGCAGCGGGTACTTGACGGACTACACAAGCTGTAG
- a CDS encoding winged helix-turn-helix domain-containing protein: MASQIDYDAPVPPYQQIAAEIVRDIESGVLAVDRPVPSESALIQRWGVARDTARRAIRHLRDLGYVYTVPQRGTYVRDRGPSAGGAETGPH, from the coding sequence ATGGCTTCGCAGATTGATTACGACGCTCCAGTGCCGCCCTACCAGCAGATTGCGGCGGAGATCGTCCGCGATATTGAATCGGGTGTTCTTGCCGTGGACCGCCCAGTGCCATCGGAGTCGGCACTCATCCAGCGCTGGGGGGTCGCTCGCGACACTGCACGTCGAGCGATCCGGCACCTTCGGGACCTCGGGTACGTCTACACCGTGCCTCAACGCGGGACGTACGTACGGGACCGAGGCCCCTCCGCCGGCGGGGCCGAGACCGGTCCGCATTGA
- a CDS encoding SRPBCC family protein, translating into MDWTHYRFRSLWVLAAPPDDVYGALADAEHYPLWWPQVREVTPVDDTGGVVRIRSVLPYDLVFTAREVRRDPAAGVLEIAMTGDVDGWARWTLAPDRAGTRARYDQEVRVTKPLLRRLAVPGRPAFRANHALMMRAGRRGLAAHLRGKSEAV; encoded by the coding sequence ATGGACTGGACGCACTACCGCTTCCGCAGCCTGTGGGTCCTCGCCGCCCCGCCCGACGACGTCTACGGCGCGCTGGCCGACGCCGAGCACTACCCGCTCTGGTGGCCGCAGGTGCGCGAGGTGACTCCCGTGGACGACACCGGCGGGGTCGTCCGCATCCGCTCGGTGCTCCCCTACGACCTGGTGTTCACCGCCCGGGAGGTGCGCCGCGACCCGGCCGCCGGAGTCCTGGAGATCGCCATGACCGGTGACGTGGACGGCTGGGCACGCTGGACCCTCGCCCCCGACCGGGCCGGCACCCGCGCCCGCTACGACCAGGAGGTCCGGGTGACCAAGCCGCTGCTGCGGCGGCTCGCCGTGCCGGGGCGGCCCGCCTTCCGCGCCAACCACGCGCTGATGATGCGGGCCGGGCGGCGGGGACTGGCCGCCCACCTCCGCGGGAAGAGCGAAGCGGTTTGA
- a CDS encoding SCO7613 C-terminal domain-containing membrane protein: MTNIPPPAEELRILDRELWHLDGRRTQLLARRAWLLDALRSAGPQAAPVRVPAARPAPAPPPRRPEASAPGVQNVLLVLGGVLLTVAAVAFTLVSWGDMGIAGRATVLGAVTAAALAAPVPLLRRGLRSTAESVAGLGLALTVLDAYALHEVALSGVDGTGYAAAASALLAVLWTAYGLGLGALRLPLPAAVAAAQLPLLLTVGAAGAGHHAITAAALVTAASDAAVALSVAAPAVRAVAATGAYGLGAWGTLAAGALTFEATSPGAATRAAALLALAAAIALGAALRAPAARAAVPLAAAGGLLAVAAAGGVLRPVLPGVWTVPACLACGIALPAVRGTRLPPAVRRGLRWSSAAVQAAALSWTLSVVAPVLLGPAGWTARVWSATPSDARAAVTVPAPWPPATETAPLVLAAVAAVLALAFRTGPHRPLARSGALVLVWLTALILPATAQLPYGTALLWHGATTVAALTTAAYAHATDGRPPITDRLSVLPATALALAFLGSLHLAALSLATEAATLGVLAGLTVLFTAAAVRWRQELTGAVSAAPALAYATALACATGGSLGWPPHRTALLVLVVPAAAALLAPRLGDTTLKVSVEVTGAVAGLLAVGLAFAEPPTLALVLALCGVIAAGTAVREDRGRAGHAAAALFVLAAWVRLAAWEVGSPEADTLPVTVSALVVGYVRRSRDAQASSWLAYGPGLSVTFLPSLLAVWGDAHWPRPLLLGAASLAVTLVGVRHRLKAPLLLGGATLVLTALHELAPYLAQAMGALPRWAPMALAGLLLLVLGATYEQRLQDARRVRESLNRMS; this comes from the coding sequence ATGACGAACATTCCGCCGCCCGCCGAGGAGTTGCGGATCCTCGACCGCGAGCTGTGGCACCTGGACGGCCGCAGGACCCAGTTGCTGGCCCGCCGGGCCTGGCTGCTCGACGCGCTCCGGTCGGCCGGACCCCAGGCGGCCCCGGTCCGGGTCCCCGCGGCCCGGCCGGCTCCCGCTCCCCCACCCCGACGCCCCGAGGCCTCGGCCCCCGGCGTGCAGAACGTGCTGCTCGTCCTCGGCGGCGTCCTGCTGACCGTCGCGGCGGTCGCGTTCACCCTGGTGAGCTGGGGGGACATGGGGATCGCCGGCCGGGCGACCGTCCTCGGCGCGGTCACCGCGGCCGCGCTCGCCGCACCCGTGCCACTGCTGAGGCGCGGACTGCGCTCGACGGCGGAGTCGGTGGCGGGCCTCGGCCTCGCACTGACGGTCCTCGACGCGTACGCCCTGCACGAGGTGGCCCTCTCCGGTGTGGACGGCACCGGCTACGCGGCGGCGGCCTCGGCGCTCCTGGCCGTGCTGTGGACCGCGTACGGCCTCGGCCTCGGCGCCCTGCGCCTGCCGCTGCCGGCGGCCGTGGCGGCGGCCCAGCTCCCGCTGCTGCTCACGGTCGGGGCGGCCGGGGCGGGCCACCACGCGATCACCGCGGCGGCGCTGGTGACCGCCGCGTCCGACGCGGCCGTCGCCCTCTCGGTGGCCGCGCCCGCCGTACGGGCCGTGGCCGCCACCGGCGCGTACGGGCTCGGCGCCTGGGGCACCCTGGCGGCCGGCGCGCTCACCTTCGAAGCCACCTCTCCGGGCGCCGCCACCCGTGCGGCGGCGCTCCTCGCCCTCGCCGCGGCGATCGCGCTGGGGGCGGCACTGCGCGCCCCCGCCGCGCGGGCCGCTGTTCCCCTGGCAGCGGCCGGCGGCCTGCTCGCCGTCGCCGCGGCGGGTGGCGTGCTGCGTCCGGTGCTGCCCGGTGTGTGGACGGTCCCTGCCTGTCTGGCCTGCGGCATCGCCCTGCCGGCGGTACGCGGCACCCGGCTGCCCCCGGCCGTGCGCCGCGGCCTGCGGTGGTCCTCCGCGGCGGTGCAGGCGGCGGCCCTGTCGTGGACCCTGTCCGTGGTCGCCCCGGTCCTGCTCGGCCCGGCCGGCTGGACGGCGCGGGTGTGGTCCGCCACACCTTCCGACGCCCGTGCCGCGGTGACGGTCCCGGCGCCCTGGCCGCCCGCCACGGAGACGGCCCCGCTGGTGCTCGCGGCGGTGGCCGCGGTCCTGGCCCTGGCGTTCCGGACCGGCCCGCACCGGCCCCTCGCCCGGAGCGGGGCACTGGTCCTGGTCTGGCTCACGGCCCTCATCCTGCCCGCCACTGCGCAACTCCCCTACGGGACGGCCCTGCTGTGGCACGGGGCGACCACCGTGGCGGCGCTGACGACAGCGGCGTACGCCCACGCGACCGACGGCCGGCCCCCGATCACCGATCGGCTCTCCGTCCTCCCCGCGACAGCGCTCGCCCTGGCCTTCCTCGGCTCGCTCCACCTCGCCGCGCTCTCCCTGGCCACCGAGGCGGCCACACTCGGCGTCCTCGCGGGCCTGACGGTCCTCTTCACGGCGGCGGCCGTCCGGTGGAGGCAGGAGCTGACCGGGGCGGTCTCGGCGGCCCCCGCCCTGGCGTACGCCACCGCGCTCGCGTGCGCCACGGGCGGGTCCCTCGGCTGGCCGCCGCACCGGACGGCGCTGCTCGTCCTGGTGGTGCCGGCCGCAGCCGCGCTGCTGGCGCCCAGGCTCGGCGACACGACCCTGAAGGTGTCCGTGGAGGTCACGGGAGCCGTGGCGGGACTGCTCGCGGTCGGCCTGGCGTTCGCCGAACCGCCCACGCTCGCCCTGGTGCTGGCCCTGTGCGGGGTGATCGCGGCGGGCACGGCGGTACGGGAGGACCGCGGGCGGGCCGGTCACGCGGCGGCCGCGCTGTTCGTGCTGGCCGCCTGGGTCCGGCTGGCGGCCTGGGAGGTCGGCTCCCCCGAGGCGGACACGCTCCCGGTGACCGTGTCCGCGCTGGTCGTCGGGTACGTCCGCAGGAGCCGTGACGCACAGGCCTCGTCCTGGCTCGCGTACGGCCCCGGCCTGTCGGTGACCTTCCTGCCGAGTCTCCTGGCGGTGTGGGGCGACGCGCACTGGCCGCGTCCGCTGCTGCTGGGCGCCGCGTCGCTCGCGGTCACCCTGGTGGGCGTCCGTCACCGTCTGAAGGCCCCGCTCCTGCTGGGCGGCGCCACGCTGGTGCTGACCGCCCTGCACGAACTGGCCCCGTACCTCGCCCAGGCCATGGGCGCCCTCCCCCGCTGGGCGCCCATGGCCCTGGCGGGCCTGCTCCTCCTCGTCCTGGGCGCCACCTACGAACAGCGCCTCCAGGACGCCCGCCGGGTCCGCGAGTCCCTGAACAGGATGAGCTGA